From Hydra vulgaris chromosome 15, alternate assembly HydraT2T_AEP, one genomic window encodes:
- the LOC136091805 gene encoding tigger transposable element-derived protein 4-like, protein MVRNRIKKTNKVAIPSETMKVAVNKVLEGTQLNVVARQFNIDRMTLKRYCRKKRLNPNEAFKPNYNNRQVFTAEDEKSLSSYLLIASKMNYGLSTRSTRLLAYEFALKNNKICPSSWIKNKIAGIDWLQGFMKRQPKLSLRTPEATSFARSTAFNKQTVREFFQNLKTVRNRYKYNPNCIYNVDETGLTTVQKPVKVLAGRESKQVGRITSAERGTLVTACCASNAIGNSIPPLFIFPRVKFHDYMIKEGPPGCVGFANPSGWMNSEIFIEWIKHFVKYSNCSQESPVLLLLDSHESHISVKGLELAIQHGITMISFPPHCSHKLQPLDRTVFGPLKSFSPSNIQTGFRVAGIEPFNSEIFKGDEYLPSSVTDRAAPDTVTITPVNNMESEMIPAHVNHIESEITIVNIETSILNKVSTSVASIISPEVLKPYPKASARKKKVKSRQLKTRILTDTPVRNEIRLSKEKKILKQTKNQQNVSTKDKKETKNYLLRNKKQCKPKAAS, encoded by the exons ATGGTTagaaatagaattaaaaaaacaaataaagttgcTATACCAAGTGAAACAATGAAAGTAGctgttaataaagttttagaagGAACACAACTGAATGTTGTAGCACGTCAGTTTAACATAGATAGAATgactttaaaaagatattgtcgTAAAAAGAGGCTTAATCCAAATGAAGCTTTCAAGCCTAACTACAACAATAGACAAGTTTTTACAGCagaagatgaaaaaagtttatcaagttATTTACTAATTGCATCAAAAATGAACTATGGCCTTTCAACTAGGTCAACGCGATTATTAGCATAtgaatttgctttaaaaaacaataagataTGCCCATCATCAtggatcaaaaataaaattgcaggCATTGATTGGTTGCAAGGTTTTATGAAAAGACAACCAAAGTTGTCTCTACGAACACCTGAAGCAACGAGCTTCGCTCGATCAACagcttttaacaaacaaactgtaagagagttttttcaaaatcttaaaACGGTAAGAAATCGATATAAATATAATCCTAACtgtatatataatgttgatgaaactggTTTAACAACCGTTCAAAAGCCGGTAAAGGTTTTAGCTGGTAGAGAAAGCAAACAAGTTGGAAGAATCACATCTGCAGAACGAGGAACATTGGTAACTGCATGTTGTGCCTCTAATGCTATTGGAAATTCCATTCctccattatttatttttcctagGGTAAAGTTTCATGATTACATGATTAAGGAAGGACCTCCTGGATGTGTGGGATTTGCAAATCCTTCTGGTTGGATGAACTCTGAAATTTTCATAGAATGgattaaacattttgttaaatattcaaACTGTTCTCAGGAATCTCCAGTTTTGTTACTTCTCGACAGTCATGAAAGTCATATTTCTGTTAAAGGCTTGGAGCTTGCAATTCAACACGGAATTACAATGATAAGTTTTCCTCCCCATTGCAGCCATAAATTGCAGCCATTAGATAGAACTGTTTTTGGACCATTGAAAT CTTTCTCACCGTCTAATATACAGACAGGATTTAGAGTAGCTGGCATTGAGCCATTCAATTCTGAAATTTTCAAAGGTGACGAATATTTACCATCATCAGTTACAGATAGAGCTGCTCCAGATACAGTTACTATCACTCCTGTCAACAACATGGAATCTGAAATGATACCAGCACATGTTAATCACATAGAGTCTGAAATAACTATAGTAAATATTGaaacaagtattttaaacaaagtgtCAACAAGTGTTGCTTCTATAATCTCACCTGAGGTTTTAAAACCTTACCCAAAAGCATCtgccagaaaaaaaaaagttaaaagtaggCAGTTAAAAACAAGGATCTTGACTGATACTCCTGTCAGAAATGAAATTCGTTTgtcaaaagaaaagaaaattttgaagcaaaccaaaaatcaacaaaatgtCTCCACAAAAGATAAGAAAGAAACTAAGAATTACTTGCTtaggaataaaaaacaatgtaaaccAAAAGCTGCTTCATAA
- the LOC136091522 gene encoding uncharacterized protein LOC136091522: protein MNKIKRTRSNSCPGSIKVKEFIGLGADLLPSELPTLRNVLQLLLLEMESLDTNLQYVSKEIIHEAAKKSSCKVVVQYQKVNINIQIQPNHYIVQRIEKEWKRVTQTVWGRVTNTRKDKLYNEMDTLFDILRCKHSIKCKEDPTCSDPKCSHCAFLPICNCPLSLKIPEIELKFIRAQRLKVGMKSVFQIHCRDKKEHTRLAKQCNRKEKPLMFKKLEEQKVELSNNKFFNEEIEVDVIENANESSSQLMDTKIDDGSKQSVINTNHFPLLAQTVF from the exons atgaataaaataaaaaggacaCGTAGTAATTCTTGCCCAGGCAgcataaaagttaaagaattCATTGGTCTTGGTGCTGATTTGTTACCCTCTGAATTACCAACCCTCAGAAATGTTTTACAATTACTGTTGTTAGAAATGGAGTCCTTAGACACCAATCTTCAGTATGTGTCAAAAGAAATTATTCACGAAGCTGCCAAAAAATCATCTTGTAAA gttgtTGTACAGTATCAAAAAGTGAATATCAATATTCAAATTCAACCTAATCACTATATCGTTCAGAGAATTGAAAAAGAGTGGAAAAGAGTTACTCAAACTGTTTGGGGAAGAGTGACAAATACTCGAAAGGATAAGTTATATAATGAAATGGACACGCTATTTGATATTCTTCGTTGCAAACATAGTATTAAATGCAAGGAAGATCCAACTTGTTCTGACCCAAAATGTTCTCATTGTGCTTTTCTTCCAATTTGTAATTGTCCATTAAGTTTGAAAATTCCTGAAATAGAGCTGAAGTTTATCAGAGCTCAGAGATTGAAAGTTGGAATGAAAAGTGTGTTCCAAATACATTGTAGAGATAAAAAAGAACATACTCGGCTGGCTAAGCAATGCAATAGGAAAGAAAAacctttaatgtttaaaaaattagaggAGCAGAAAGTAGAGttaagtaataataagttttttaatgaagaaataGAGGTAGATGTGATTGAGAATGCAAATGAATCTTCTAGCCAGTTAATGGACACAAAAATTGACGACGGATCAAAGCAATCTGTCATCAATACAAATCACTTTCCTCTGCTTGCtcaaacagttttttaa
- the LOC136091806 gene encoding uncharacterized protein LOC136091806, which produces MWMRRIFMERSRKGLFNVLVKDLKLFDSVYFFQSFRMSSQTFEILLSWVAPFISKSSLRRAVATAEERLCIALRYLVTSDAQITIAISFRMSPTTIGKIIIETCKVILNVICKKGYLLAPSSQKEWLEISFEFDERWNFPHCLGAIDGKYVIIQSPVRSGSMYFNYKKTFSIVLLATCNAKYEFTLVDIGGSGRQSDGGIYNNSKVGSAIDNNLLNFPDPSCISSYSKSITFPYTFLADEAFALKPHMMRPYPRRTNLDKTEIVFNYRLSRGKRVIENSFGVLASIFQIFRRIFKSGGEKIYAVYQHWILLSTGVTAIRLCGKFR; this is translated from the coding sequence ATGTGGATGCGTAGAATTTTTATGGAACGTTCACGAAAAGGTCTTTTTAATGTATtagtaaaagatttaaaactatttgacaGTGTATACTTCTTTCAGAGTTTTCGCATGAGTTcacaaacttttgaaatattactaTCATGGGTTGCTCCATTTATATCTAAATCTTCTCTAAGACGGGCAGTTGCAACTGCTGAAGAAAGACTATGTATAGCATTAAGATATCTTGTTACTAGCGATGCTCAGATAACAATCGCAATAAGTTTCAGAATGAGCCCTACAACTATAGGAAAAATTATCATAGAAACatgtaaagtaattttgaatgttatttgtaaaaaaggatATTTGTTAGCACCATCTTCACAAAAAGAATGGCTTGAAATATCTTTTGAGTTTGACGAAAGATGGAATTTTCCTCATTGTCTTGGGGCAATAGATGGTAAATATGTAATTATTCAGTCGCCAGTTCGAAGTGGCTCAATGtattttaactacaaaaaaacatttagcattGTACTTTTAGCAACGTGTAATGCAAAATATGAATTCACTTTGGTTGATATAGGTGGCTCCGGGCGTCAAAGTGACGGTGGTATTTACAATAATAGCAAAGTTGGATCCGCTATTGACAATAATCTGTTAAATTTTCCTGATCCATCATGTATAAGTAGTTATTCGAAATCCATAACATTTCCCTACACTTTTTTAGCCGACGAGGCATTTGCATTAAAGCCGCATATGATGAGGCCTTATCCAAGAAGAACTAATCTCGATAAAACAGAAATTGTGTTTAACTATCGCTTATCAAGAGGAAAAAGAGTAATTGAGAACTCTTTTGGGGTATTGGCTAGCATATTCCAAATATTtagaagaatatttaaaagCGGAGGCGAGAAGATTTACGCCGTTTATCAACACTGGATTCTACTAAGCACCGGCGTTACCGCAATTCGATTATGCGGTAAATTTCGATAG